A window of Salvia splendens isolate huo1 chromosome 8, SspV2, whole genome shotgun sequence genomic DNA:
GTCGATGACGAAGGCAGTTAAATCCCTTCAACTGACTCCTCAACCCCAAGCTGTGACGGTGATGAGATGTGGGTTGTGCCAAGGTGGGCACCATACTGATCAGTGCCCTAGTCTTCAAGGACCACCCGTGGAGGATGTGAACTATATTGGCAACAATCGCCAAGGGTTCAATCAAGGCAACCAATACAACAATCAGCAAAATTGGAGGCCTCAACAAACGGGGATGGAATCAGGTTGGTCCTAGCAACAACTCGGGCAATCAATGGAGGAACAACACTCAACCGccgggttatgagaagaagACAACCGTCGAGGATCAGTTGGGGCAGATTCTCTCGTTCATGACTAAAAGTCAAAAAGAGAATGAGAATTTCAAGGAGAAGACGGTGGAAAGATTTGGTCAGCTCGAAGCTTCAATGAGGAATCTCGAGACTCAAATTGGACAGATAGCTACAGCATCCCATACGAGAATTCCTAACGCCATCCCGAGTGATACGGTGCCCAATCCTAAGGGCTATGAGCAGTGCAAGGCGGTTAAGCTAAGAAGTGGCCGCAAGTTAGGTTCGACACCAGTAATTGACGgccaaggtacttccggcatctcacacgcaggggcggatgagatgttaggcttgcattcctcgcacgcaggggcggacgaggcatgtaagggaagtcccgcgttggtgcagggtgcccaacatggtcaagaacaAGCTGCATCTGGCAGCAAGAAGTATGGTGAAGAATCCGATTCGAGTGGAAAAATTCGAGTAGAGAAGGATATCCGCAAAAAGATCCCGCTAAGTCCGGCAATGGACCCGCAGTGTCCATTTAATTTTCCAGATTTTATCCCGCCCCCACCTTTCCCAGTCGAGAATAAGAAGAAGGGtagaaaaataattcaagagAAAGGACTCGATTGGATGATGAACATTATCAGGAAAGTTAATGTAGATGTGTCCCTGGTGGATTTGTTCCTACACTTTCCTAAGTTCTCCAAGTTTTTTAAGGATCTTATCGCGAAAAAGGAGAAGATACAAGACGATGGTGTGGTGATATTGAGCGCATTTTGCTCACAATTTGTGAAGGGAAAGATGCCGGCAAAGAGAAGAGACCCTGGAAGCTGTGTGATCCCATGTGAGATGGGAGATAAGAAGTTCCCAAAGTGCCTACTTGATCAAGGCTCGGGAATATCATTGATGGCTCTGAAAACCGCACGGTCAATCGGTCTAGAAGCGAGGATTGAACCAATCGACATTGACCTACAATTGGCGGATCATTCAATTGTGAAACCAAAAGGGATCATCGAGGATGTCTTGGTGAAGGTTGAGAGATTTGTACTCCCGGTTGACTTCATTGTCCTAGAGATGGAAGAGGACAAGGATATGCCTATCCTCTTTGGTAGGCCATTTTTAGCAACCGGTGATGTTGTGATAGAGACCAAGACAAATACGGTCATGTTTCGAGTAGATGGAGAGaatgtggtgatcaagcaagagAAGGCGGGGAAGCGCCTATTGGAGCCTGGATAGAAAGGGAAAAGGATGAAGgaggtcgagccaacgactataaacagaggcgctgattgggaggcaacccaagtttttattttttcttttatcttttggtttcatatgttggaggttttgtttgctcaattctttcctccaacatttattttgaattgagtgttctttttgtgtgttttgtttttgtttgttgtttgtgTAGGAGCAACATGGAGAGAGGACTCACACTGGAGCTTATGAGGAAGCACACCAACAAGGAATAtacacccaccctcccacccgaatgtACTACGGAtttcatgccaagtttgggggagttttcTTTTCCCTAACTTTATATGTTCTTCTTTActtgcattgaggacaatgaagcattcaagtttgggggggaaTTTGAACATTTTCTATGCATGATGCAAGTTTGTGGGGTGTATTCTTTGATAAATGAGTTTCTGA
This region includes:
- the LOC121745789 gene encoding uncharacterized protein LOC121745789; this translates as MTKSQKENENFKEKTVERFGQLEASMRNLETQIGQIATASHTRIPNAIPSDTVPNPKGYEQCKAVKLRSGRKLGSTPGAQHGQEQAASGSKKYGEESDSSGKIRVEKDIRKKIPLSPAMDPQCPFNFPDFIPPPPFPVENKKKGRKIIQEKGLDWMMNIIRKVNVDVSLVDLFLHFPKFSKFFKDLIAKKEKIQDDGVVILSAFCSQFVKGKMPAKRRDPGSCVIPCEMGDKKFPKCLLDQGSGISLMALKTARSIGLEARIEPIDIDLQLADHSIVKPKGIIEDVLVKVERFVLPVDFIVLEMEEDKDMPILFGRPFLATGDVVIETKTNTVMFRVDGENVVIKQEKAGKRLLEPG